The sequence GAAAAACCTGCAAAGAGAGTATGGAGAAAGCTTCAACAGCAGAAGCCGACGCCCGGGAACTCTGTTGCACAAAGCGAATACCAGCAATGGTTTCAGCGTCATCGCGCGAGTACGCAGGAGTTGCAGCGGATGCGCGTTGAGGCGCGCAGTTTCGTTTCGCAACCGCTCATCAGCATACTCACACCCGTATTCGACACTCCGGTTCCGTGGCTCTGCGAGGCGATCGAGTCTGTGTTAGCGCAAGTTTACGAAAATTGGGAGCTTCTACTGATCGACGATGGATCGACTACTACCGACCTGCTGCGTGCGTTGCCTGCTTTGGCCGCGCGTGACCGGCGGATTCGTCTCGTTAGGCTTGAGAGCCATCAAGGCATCTCGGCCGCATTAAACAAAGGCCTTGATCTCGCCAGCGGCGAGTGGGTCGCATTTCTCGATCATGATGATGTCCTTGAGCCCGATGCTCTTTACCAAAATGTCAGGTTGCTTCAGGAAAATCCCGCAGTCGATCTGATTTATTCAGATGAAGATAAGCTCACGGAGCAGGGTTTCGATTCACCGATACTGAAGCCGGACTGGTCGCCGGACTTCTTTCTGTCCTGCAATTATTTGTGTCACCTGATTTTTTTGCGCCGGGATCTTGTGCGAGAGGTTGGGGGATTCCAACCGGAATTTGATGGCTCACAAGATTACGATCTTCTCCTGCGTGTTAGCGAGCGAACCAACCGAATTCAGCATATTCCGCGGGTGCTCTATCATTGGCGTCGCAGCGACAATTCAAGCGCCAGCGATGTTCGCCAAAAGCCAGGGCAGCTCGAAGCCTCGTGGCGCGCGATCGAAGCTCACCTGAAACGCCGCGGCGAGGCC comes from Acidobacteriota bacterium and encodes:
- a CDS encoding glycosyl transferase family 2, with amino-acid sequence EKPAKRVWRKLQQQKPTPGNSVAQSEYQQWFQRHRASTQELQRMRVEARSFVSQPLISILTPVFDTPVPWLCEAIESVLAQVYENWELLLIDDGSTTTDLLRALPALAARDRRIRLVRLESHQGISAALNKGLDLASGEWVAFLDHDDVLEPDALYQNVRLLQENPAVDLIYSDEDKLTEQGFDSPILKPDWSPDFFLSCNYLCHLIFLRRDLVREVGGFQPEFDGSQDYDLLLRVSERTNRIQHIPRVLYHWRRSDNSSASDVRQKPGQLEASWRAIEAHLKRRGEAAHVTVDWRTHAFCVRRELLEPRKISVIIPSSHDSESLKRLIENLISKTSYPNYDIVVLQLGDRDKVHDRCGDFRVLRFRDAANASATKNYAVQQTDSPWLLFLDPGAEPIEADWLTIMAEHVQRPEVGAVGARLISPKDTIEHAGFVLGVNGIAQSAFHGFPAEHPGVNRQLQMIRNYSAVSGVCMLTRRDVFQQIGGFDEALSDGLADIDLCLKMRRAGYLIVYTPLAKLYSNTPAREERDLTNEAIMRQRWSDILEQDPYYNPNLSRARADFVVGK